One window of Atribacter laminatus genomic DNA carries:
- the gcvT gene encoding glycine cleavage system aminomethyltransferase GcvT, with protein MTKHTPLYNNHLALGAKMVPFAGWEMPLFYKTITYEHEAVRTKAGIFDLTHMGELRIFGKNCELELAQLTTNDPARLLPGRIQYSLLCRPNGGIIDDILAYRLEDEFFLVVNAANTTKDYEWIKSHLKGTAQVENLTDSKALIAIQGPESEKIVAKLEPAVLKLKYYSFLETNAFGPGTIISRTGYTGEDGFELYIPWEQAIKTWNSLEETARVKQVKLIPIGLGARDTLRLEMRYPLYGNDIDDETTPLEANLEWVVKFNHQFIGKESLLEQKRTGIKKCLVGFIVIDRGIPRQGYPIVYHEESVGMVTSGTFSPSLKKNIGMGYVSPSLAKPGTIVELLIREKKVRAEIIEGPFVSPKIKK; from the coding sequence TTGACAAAGCATACACCTTTGTATAATAACCATTTGGCACTAGGAGCCAAGATGGTTCCTTTTGCTGGATGGGAGATGCCTTTATTTTACAAAACAATCACCTATGAACATGAGGCAGTTCGTACTAAAGCTGGTATTTTTGACTTAACCCATATGGGGGAGCTACGGATTTTTGGGAAGAATTGTGAGTTAGAATTAGCTCAATTAACAACCAATGACCCAGCAAGATTATTGCCAGGTCGAATTCAATATTCACTGCTTTGCCGACCTAATGGCGGGATAATAGACGACATATTGGCATATAGATTAGAAGATGAATTTTTCTTAGTTGTAAATGCAGCCAATACAACGAAGGATTATGAATGGATAAAATCCCACCTAAAGGGAACTGCTCAAGTTGAAAATCTAACTGATTCAAAAGCTTTAATAGCCATTCAGGGTCCAGAATCAGAAAAAATTGTAGCGAAATTAGAACCAGCTGTTTTAAAGTTGAAATATTATAGCTTTTTGGAAACCAATGCTTTTGGTCCAGGGACCATTATTTCACGTACTGGATACACAGGAGAAGATGGTTTTGAACTATACATTCCCTGGGAACAGGCGATAAAAACCTGGAACTCTTTGGAGGAAACTGCCAGAGTAAAACAAGTTAAACTTATTCCAATTGGACTAGGAGCAAGAGATACCCTAAGGTTGGAAATGAGGTACCCGCTGTACGGGAATGATATAGATGACGAAACGACCCCTTTGGAGGCAAATTTAGAATGGGTTGTAAAATTTAATCACCAATTCATTGGGAAAGAATCGCTACTTGAACAAAAAAGAACCGGGATAAAGAAATGTCTCGTTGGTTTTATTGTCATCGATCGGGGAATTCCTCGCCAGGGATATCCAATTGTTTACCATGAAGAAAGTGTTGGTATGGTGACCAGTGGTACCTTTTCTCCGAGTTTAAAGAAGAATATTGGGATGGGTTATGTAAGTCCATCCTTAGCAAAACCAGGAACAATTGTTGAATTGTTGATTCGTGAAAAAAAAGTGAGAGCTGAAATTATCGAGGGACCTTTTGTTTCTCCAAAAATTAAAAAATAG
- the gcvH gene encoding glycine cleavage system protein GcvH gives MMYPEDRYYTKSHEWIKVEGNHAMVGVTYYAQEQLVEVVFVELPEPGMEVKAGDGIAVLESVKAVSDIYAPVSGTILEVNKKLEDQPELINKDPYGEGWIFSLEIIQKEEIDKLIRATEYQSLIENEPK, from the coding sequence ATGATGTATCCTGAAGACCGCTATTATACAAAAAGTCATGAATGGATTAAGGTGGAAGGAAATCATGCTATGGTGGGCGTGACATATTATGCTCAGGAGCAGCTGGTCGAAGTCGTTTTTGTTGAACTCCCTGAACCGGGAATGGAAGTTAAAGCTGGTGATGGAATTGCTGTTTTAGAGTCAGTGAAAGCGGTATCAGATATCTATGCACCAGTATCAGGAACAATATTAGAAGTGAATAAAAAACTTGAAGATCAGCCAGAATTGATCAATAAAGACCCGTATGGAGAAGGATGGATTTTTTCCCTCGAGATCATCCAAAAAGAGGAGATTGATAAGTTGATAAGGGCAACCGAATACCAATCCCTCATCGAAAATGAACCAAAATAA
- the gcvPA gene encoding aminomethyl-transferring glycine dehydrogenase subunit GcvPA — MRYIPTTEQDRKDMLKRIGLQSIEELFDDIPARVRLQGELNLPFAQTEYELFKSLKSLAEKNNNLEQYPSFLGAGAYNHIIPSAVQHILSRSEFYTAYTPYQPEISQGILQAIYEYQSLICGLTGMDVANASLYDGATALAEAAVLACEATKRKKTLLSTTIHPEYRMVTQLYLENRGMEAIQIPHDKGQTDLNYLKDNINEETACVLIQQPNFFGFLEEVKEVAYLTQKIGALFIVCVNPISLGILEAPGYYGADITVGEGQGLGNPVAFGGPFLGFFASRERFIRQIPGRIVGATKDIEGKRGFVLTLQTREQHIRRQRASSNICSNQALNALATTVFLCLVGKKGLQEVANLCLQKAHYAYRKITSIKGYSPLFTQPFFHEFPIQTPDSPEEINKVLLEKGIIGGLDLKRHYPELGPSMLLCVTEARTKKEIDTLVQTLENYHE, encoded by the coding sequence TTGCGATATATCCCAACAACCGAACAAGATCGGAAAGATATGTTAAAAAGGATAGGGTTACAATCCATAGAGGAACTTTTTGATGATATTCCAGCCAGAGTCCGCCTTCAAGGAGAATTAAACTTACCATTCGCTCAAACCGAATATGAGCTGTTCAAATCTCTTAAAAGTTTAGCTGAAAAGAATAATAATCTTGAACAGTATCCTTCTTTTTTGGGTGCCGGTGCTTATAACCATATAATTCCCAGTGCTGTCCAGCACATTCTCAGTCGTTCAGAATTTTATACTGCTTATACACCCTACCAACCGGAGATCAGCCAAGGGATTTTGCAAGCTATATATGAATATCAAAGTCTGATTTGTGGTTTAACTGGAATGGATGTAGCGAATGCCTCTCTGTATGATGGAGCCACAGCTCTGGCTGAAGCTGCTGTTTTGGCTTGTGAAGCTACCAAGCGGAAGAAAACACTCCTGTCAACGACAATTCATCCGGAATATCGAATGGTGACCCAGCTCTATCTTGAGAACCGTGGTATGGAAGCCATCCAAATCCCTCATGATAAAGGACAAACAGATTTAAATTATTTAAAGGACAATATAAACGAAGAAACTGCCTGTGTTTTAATACAGCAACCCAATTTTTTTGGTTTTTTGGAAGAAGTAAAAGAGGTAGCTTATTTAACCCAGAAAATTGGAGCCTTATTTATTGTTTGTGTAAATCCAATCTCTTTGGGTATCTTAGAAGCACCAGGTTATTATGGTGCGGATATAACTGTTGGAGAGGGTCAAGGGCTTGGAAACCCAGTGGCTTTTGGAGGTCCGTTTTTAGGTTTTTTCGCGTCACGGGAACGATTTATTCGTCAAATACCAGGACGGATTGTAGGAGCAACCAAGGATATTGAAGGAAAAAGAGGATTTGTTCTTACGTTACAAACCAGAGAACAGCACATCCGTCGCCAGCGAGCCAGTTCTAACATCTGTTCAAATCAAGCGCTTAATGCCTTGGCAACAACGGTTTTCCTTTGTTTGGTGGGGAAGAAGGGCTTGCAAGAAGTTGCCAATTTATGTTTACAAAAAGCGCATTATGCTTATCGAAAAATTACAAGTATTAAAGGGTATTCCCCTTTGTTTACCCAACCATTTTTTCATGAATTTCCAATTCAAACTCCAGATTCACCTGAAGAAATAAATAAAGTGCTTTTAGAGAAAGGCATTATTGGCGGATTAGATCTCAAAAGGCATTATCCAGAACTCGGTCCCAGTATGTTATTGTGTGTAACCGAAGCGCGTACAAAAAAAGAAATTGATACTTTGGTTCAAACATTGGAGAATTACCATGAATAA
- the gcvPB gene encoding aminomethyl-transferring glycine dehydrogenase subunit GcvPB, whose product MNNVNEVPLIFEMSSPNRRAYEYPQCDVPLEKINELIPDRFLRKKPADLPELTENEVIRHFTQLSRLNYGVDVGFYPLGSCTMKYNPKINEDVAKFSGFTSIHPYQMEESVQGALQLMYELERYLCEIAGLYRATLQPAAGAHGEFTGMLIIKNFHTDRGENQERREIIIPDSSHGTNPASASMCGYKVVEVKSNSRGMVDIESLRKVTGSQTAGLILTNPNTLGLFEGDILKIAEIVHNVGGLLYYDGANMNANLGITRPGDMGFDIVHFNLHKTFSTPHGGGGPGSGPIAVTKELADFLPIPLVDVKNNNYYLNYDYPKSIGKVKSLYGNFLVLVKAYAYIRSLGAQGLREVSETAVLNANYLMRLLEKNYHLPFNKTCKHEFVISGKRQKSHGVRALDIAKRLLDYGYHPPTIYFPLIVEEAMMIEPTETENKETLDQFAKVMNEIAIEAVKNPDMLKNAPFNTPIRRLDEARAVKELDVNWYKNKVKKNR is encoded by the coding sequence ATGAATAATGTCAATGAAGTACCTTTGATATTTGAAATGAGCTCACCAAATCGTCGAGCTTATGAATATCCTCAGTGCGATGTTCCTTTAGAAAAAATTAATGAGCTTATTCCAGATCGATTTCTTCGGAAAAAACCGGCTGATCTTCCTGAGTTGACTGAGAATGAAGTCATTCGACATTTTACCCAGTTGTCACGACTTAATTATGGTGTAGATGTTGGCTTTTATCCTTTGGGTTCTTGTACCATGAAGTACAATCCTAAGATTAATGAAGATGTGGCGAAATTTTCTGGTTTTACCAGTATTCATCCTTACCAGATGGAAGAATCCGTCCAGGGCGCTTTACAGCTTATGTATGAATTGGAAAGGTATTTATGTGAAATTGCCGGTCTCTATCGTGCGACATTACAACCAGCCGCTGGAGCTCATGGAGAATTTACTGGAATGTTGATTATAAAGAATTTTCATACCGATCGAGGAGAAAATCAGGAAAGGCGAGAAATTATTATACCTGATTCATCTCATGGAACGAATCCAGCAAGCGCATCAATGTGCGGGTATAAAGTAGTAGAGGTAAAATCTAATTCAAGAGGTATGGTTGATATTGAGAGCTTACGGAAAGTTACAGGATCACAAACTGCCGGTTTGATATTAACCAACCCTAATACACTCGGACTTTTTGAGGGGGACATTTTAAAAATTGCCGAGATAGTCCATAATGTTGGTGGCTTATTGTACTATGATGGTGCCAACATGAACGCCAATCTTGGAATTACCCGTCCAGGTGATATGGGATTTGACATTGTTCATTTTAACCTTCACAAAACCTTTTCAACTCCTCACGGGGGTGGAGGACCTGGATCAGGTCCAATTGCAGTAACTAAAGAGCTAGCAGATTTTTTGCCTATACCCCTGGTTGACGTGAAAAACAATAATTATTACTTAAACTATGATTATCCCAAAAGCATTGGGAAAGTCAAATCGTTGTATGGAAATTTTTTGGTATTGGTGAAAGCCTATGCTTATATCAGATCCCTTGGAGCTCAGGGTCTTCGTGAAGTAAGCGAAACAGCGGTACTCAATGCAAATTACCTGATGCGTTTACTCGAAAAAAACTACCATCTCCCCTTTAACAAGACTTGTAAACACGAATTTGTCATATCTGGAAAAAGACAAAAATCGCACGGAGTAAGAGCCTTAGATATAGCTAAGAGATTATTAGATTATGGATATCACCCTCCAACAATTTATTTTCCTCTTATTGTTGAAGAGGCGATGATGATTGAACCAACCGAAACGGAGAACAAGGAAACACTTGATCAATTTGCTAAAGTGATGAATGAAATAGCAATAGAGGCTGTGAAAAATCCAGATATGCTAAAAAATGCTCCGTTTAATACTCCAATAAGGCGTTTGGATGAGGCGAGGGCGGTTAAGGAATTGGATGTTAATTGGTATAAGAATAAAGTGAAAAAGAATAGATAA
- a CDS encoding pyridoxal-phosphate-dependent aminotransferase family protein has protein sequence MKSSFLMTPGPTQVPSQVSLAMAQEIIHHRVPAFGALLKDITEKLQYVFQTQNDVLVFPGAGTGAMEGAIVNFFSPGDKVAFGIIGEFGSRWAKIAEIFGLQPIRLGGEWGKAVTAQDIDLLLSSEAGKGVKGVFITHNETSTGVYSDLKSIGEVCKKHNVLYLVDAVSSLVAIDCKTDLWGIDVVITASQKALMTPPGLCFFSVSKKGWEYNQEAKCPRYYWDLANALKSLKKASPENPYTPAVTLLFGLNEALNMIKQEGLENVFKRHLQLSKMFRTGVEALGLELMVKDEKIASPAVTSIMLPEGIEAGKISGFFRNNGIVIAGGQGQLKGKIIRVGHLGYVDAFDISNTLITLGRAFKSQGKALNTEAALKKAWEVYEHE, from the coding sequence ATGAAATCGTCTTTTTTAATGACTCCAGGACCAACCCAAGTTCCATCACAAGTCTCTTTGGCAATGGCACAGGAGATCATTCACCACCGAGTTCCAGCTTTTGGAGCTCTTTTGAAGGATATTACCGAAAAACTGCAGTACGTATTCCAAACCCAGAATGACGTTTTAGTCTTCCCCGGAGCAGGAACCGGAGCCATGGAAGGAGCTATAGTAAATTTCTTTTCTCCTGGCGATAAAGTTGCTTTTGGGATTATTGGAGAATTTGGAAGTCGATGGGCAAAAATTGCTGAAATATTTGGATTGCAACCCATTCGCTTAGGAGGTGAGTGGGGGAAAGCAGTGACGGCTCAGGACATCGATCTCCTCCTTAGTAGTGAAGCCGGGAAGGGTGTAAAAGGTGTTTTTATTACCCACAACGAAACATCCACCGGAGTATACTCAGATCTAAAGTCAATTGGTGAAGTTTGTAAAAAACATAACGTTCTGTATTTAGTAGATGCGGTGAGTTCATTAGTGGCGATTGATTGTAAAACTGATTTATGGGGAATTGACGTCGTTATTACCGCATCACAAAAGGCTTTGATGACACCTCCTGGCTTATGTTTCTTTAGTGTTAGTAAAAAAGGATGGGAATACAATCAGGAAGCAAAGTGTCCAAGATACTACTGGGATTTAGCCAATGCATTAAAATCGCTTAAAAAGGCGAGCCCAGAAAATCCTTATACCCCGGCAGTAACTTTGCTATTTGGTTTGAATGAAGCTTTGAACATGATTAAGCAAGAAGGCTTGGAAAACGTTTTTAAGCGTCATCTGCAATTATCCAAAATGTTTCGTACCGGCGTAGAAGCGCTTGGTTTAGAGTTAATGGTTAAAGATGAGAAAATTGCTTCGCCAGCAGTCACTTCGATAATGCTACCCGAGGGAATAGAAGCAGGAAAAATTTCCGGATTTTTCCGTAACAATGGAATAGTCATTGCTGGTGGCCAAGGCCAGTTGAAAGGGAAAATCATTCGGGTTGGCCATTTAGGATACGTCGATGCCTTTGATATTTCAAATACCCTGATCACTTTGGGGCGAGCATTTAAGTCCCAAGGGAAAGCATTAAATACCGAAGCAGCTCTTAAAAAAGCGTGGGAGGTTTATGAGCATGAGTGA
- a CDS encoding NAD(P)-dependent oxidoreductase has product MSEEIRVLCAAGVPEDMAKRLSEAIGPVTILKSDDENEIIQEIQDKQVFVVRSKPKVTANIIHNAPALKVVARPGVGTDNIDKEACKNKGVKVINTPEASAASVSELTIGLAISLLRYAFTTCSLLKSGDWAKSKYTGRTVEGKVWGIIGFGGIGRRVAAIVKAMNAQVVAYDPYIPEEQFANSEVKRAVRLEDLLSVSDIVSLHVIMSDETKGMISAEAIQIMKKGSYLINTSRGKVIDHKALMQALANGHLAGAALDVFETEPPSDKELICLDNLICTPHIGGSTEEAFINATDIMIRKLRQMFKPEEGGPIGI; this is encoded by the coding sequence ATGAGTGAAGAAATTCGAGTTTTGTGTGCTGCTGGAGTACCGGAGGATATGGCAAAAAGGCTAAGTGAGGCGATCGGGCCAGTTACAATTCTAAAATCAGATGATGAAAATGAGATCATTCAAGAAATTCAAGATAAACAGGTTTTTGTGGTTCGTTCAAAGCCAAAAGTAACCGCAAATATTATTCATAACGCACCAGCCTTAAAAGTTGTTGCTCGACCTGGGGTTGGTACCGACAATATCGACAAGGAAGCCTGTAAAAATAAAGGAGTGAAAGTAATCAACACTCCTGAAGCTTCTGCTGCCAGTGTTTCCGAACTGACGATAGGTTTAGCAATTAGCTTGTTGAGGTATGCTTTTACCACCTGTAGTCTTTTGAAATCCGGAGACTGGGCAAAAAGTAAATATACCGGTCGGACTGTGGAAGGAAAGGTCTGGGGAATTATTGGATTTGGAGGCATAGGTCGGAGAGTTGCTGCTATAGTGAAAGCTATGAATGCCCAGGTTGTTGCTTATGATCCCTATATTCCTGAAGAACAATTTGCAAATTCTGAAGTAAAGCGGGCGGTTCGCCTTGAAGATTTACTATCGGTGAGTGATATTGTTTCGCTCCACGTTATCATGAGCGATGAAACTAAGGGAATGATATCAGCAGAAGCCATTCAAATAATGAAGAAAGGATCCTATTTGATTAACACTTCTCGAGGGAAAGTAATTGATCACAAGGCTCTGATGCAGGCATTGGCAAATGGTCATCTGGCCGGAGCAGCCTTGGACGTTTTTGAAACCGAGCCTCCAAGCGATAAAGAACTAATATGTCTGGATAATTTAATCTGTACCCCTCATATAGGAGGATCGACTGAAGAAGCTTTTATCAATGCGACTGATATCATGATTCGGAAACTTCGGCAAATGTTTAAACCAGAAGAAGGGGGTCCAATTGGTATTTAA
- a CDS encoding archease, translated as MKSYEVLNHTADIGIVAWGKSLEEVFAHSAQGLFYLIAENPCYKLTFETTVSVDGNDYEDLLVTWLNELLYLFDVEQVFLCEFQITEIGQYFVKAKVKGETYNSAKYPLKHSVKACTYYEARVEEQKPDLWRAQFYLDI; from the coding sequence ATGAAATCCTACGAGGTACTTAATCATACCGCTGATATTGGTATTGTTGCTTGGGGTAAAAGTCTGGAGGAAGTCTTTGCTCACTCTGCCCAGGGATTGTTTTATCTTATTGCAGAGAATCCATGTTATAAACTCACCTTTGAAACAACAGTATCGGTTGATGGAAATGATTATGAGGATTTGTTGGTTACTTGGCTCAACGAGCTCCTTTATTTATTTGATGTTGAACAGGTATTCTTATGTGAATTTCAGATAACAGAAATTGGACAATATTTTGTAAAAGCCAAGGTTAAGGGTGAAACGTATAATTCGGCAAAGTACCCTTTAAAGCATTCAGTAAAAGCCTGTACTTATTATGAAGCTAGAGTGGAAGAACAAAAACCAGATTTATGGCGGGCACAATTTTATCTTGATATTTAG
- a CDS encoding RtcB family protein has product MSNIWNGPLKKIDDWRWLIPREYKKGMLTDGLIFANERMIGEIRKDQAPEQVANVACLPGIVGHSLAMPDIHWGYGFPIGGVGATHVDEGVISPGGVGFDINCGVRVIKTTLSSDECIPKKRDLLSTLFHSVPSGVGSEGKIKFTQPELKKILGDGAKAIIQRGFGWDEDKLMIEEQGAMSGADTTAVSEKAFERGKSQLGTLGSGNHFLEIETVKQIFDPQIAKVFGLYPDQILIMIHTGSRGFGHQVCTDHLRVMQNAMRKYNIYLPDRQLACAPFQSIEGQQYFSAMACAANFAWANRQLITHWVRESFEKVFHRSAQDLGMGVLYDVAHNIAKIEQHRVNGKTLKLCVHRKGATRSFGPGQRDLPEKYCSVGQPVLIPGDMGTGSFILCGTARAMEESFGTACHGAGRIMSRSEADKSARGRNIANELEEKGVLVMAESNATLREEIPAAYKDVGEVVDVVEKAGLAHRVVYAQPIAVMKG; this is encoded by the coding sequence ATGTCAAATATTTGGAATGGTCCTTTAAAAAAGATAGATGATTGGCGCTGGTTGATCCCTCGAGAGTACAAAAAGGGGATGCTGACTGATGGTTTGATTTTTGCCAATGAACGAATGATTGGTGAAATTAGAAAAGATCAGGCTCCGGAGCAAGTAGCGAATGTGGCTTGCCTTCCCGGAATTGTGGGACATTCATTAGCCATGCCAGATATCCATTGGGGATATGGTTTTCCAATTGGTGGTGTCGGGGCGACTCACGTCGATGAAGGAGTGATTTCTCCCGGTGGCGTAGGATTTGATATTAATTGTGGTGTGAGAGTGATCAAGACTACGCTAAGTTCTGATGAATGTATCCCTAAAAAAAGGGATTTATTAAGCACCCTGTTTCATTCTGTTCCTTCAGGGGTAGGATCGGAAGGAAAAATTAAATTTACTCAGCCTGAACTTAAAAAAATACTTGGTGACGGAGCCAAAGCAATTATTCAAAGAGGTTTTGGTTGGGATGAAGACAAATTGATGATTGAAGAACAGGGAGCCATGTCGGGAGCTGATACGACAGCTGTCAGTGAAAAAGCCTTCGAACGTGGCAAGAGTCAATTAGGTACCCTGGGTTCCGGAAACCACTTCCTTGAAATAGAAACGGTAAAACAAATTTTTGATCCTCAGATAGCCAAGGTTTTTGGGTTATATCCCGATCAAATTTTAATTATGATTCATACTGGATCGCGAGGATTTGGCCATCAGGTTTGTACCGATCATTTACGGGTAATGCAAAATGCTATGAGAAAATATAACATTTATCTTCCTGACCGCCAATTAGCCTGTGCTCCTTTTCAATCAATCGAAGGACAACAATATTTTTCCGCTATGGCATGCGCTGCTAATTTTGCCTGGGCAAATCGTCAACTGATTACTCATTGGGTTCGAGAATCCTTTGAGAAAGTATTTCATCGATCTGCCCAAGATTTGGGAATGGGAGTGCTGTATGACGTTGCGCATAATATTGCAAAAATTGAACAACATCGGGTTAACGGGAAGACTCTGAAACTTTGTGTTCACCGGAAAGGGGCAACTCGTTCATTTGGACCAGGGCAGAGAGATCTTCCGGAAAAATACTGCTCAGTGGGTCAACCAGTTCTCATCCCTGGAGACATGGGAACCGGGTCTTTTATTTTGTGTGGAACGGCGCGGGCAATGGAGGAATCTTTTGGTACAGCTTGCCACGGTGCTGGACGGATAATGAGCCGGTCAGAAGCTGATAAATCAGCAAGGGGAAGAAATATAGCTAATGAATTAGAAGAAAAAGGAGTACTGGTGATGGCTGAGAGCAACGCCACCCTTCGTGAAGAAATCCCAGCAGCTTATAAAGATGTTGGAGAAGTGGTTGATGTGGTGGAAAAAGCGGGTTTAGCACATCGTGTTGTTTACGCTCAGCCAATCGCTGTCATGAAGGGATAG
- the serS gene encoding serine--tRNA ligase, which produces MLDWKWIRDNREIILTALKNRNAEFDLDELFYLDNQRRSLQQEADLLKQKRNEESKKIGFLKKEGKDTDDLMKNVQNIAEQIKIIDDKLKAAEEEWREKQLWIPNIPHETVPIGQDESSNQVVKNWGNPREFDFEPRPHWDIGEGLDILDFERGSKIAASRFTVLKGLGARLERAIMNFMLDLHTQRHGYQEIFPPFLVNPKSMTGTGQLPKFADELYKCQDDLYLIPTAEVPVTNYHAEEILPDEILPLYYTAYTACFRREAGSYGKDVRGLIRQHQFNKVELVKFVAPETSYDELEKLLSDAEGVLQILQLPYRVVTLCSGDLGFSSAKTYDIEVWIPSQKTYREISSCSNFEDFQARRANIRYRTKTGKIGFVHTLNGSGLAIGRTAVAILENYQQENGTVVIPDALRPYMQGLDLITPQYRVI; this is translated from the coding sequence ATGTTAGATTGGAAATGGATACGAGATAATCGTGAAATAATACTAACTGCCCTAAAAAATCGAAACGCCGAGTTTGATTTGGATGAACTTTTTTATTTAGATAACCAACGTCGATCATTACAACAGGAAGCTGATCTTTTAAAACAGAAAAGAAATGAGGAATCCAAGAAAATCGGTTTTCTGAAAAAAGAAGGGAAAGATACCGATGATTTAATGAAAAATGTTCAAAATATTGCTGAACAAATCAAAATTATTGATGACAAACTGAAAGCGGCTGAAGAAGAATGGAGAGAAAAACAGTTATGGATACCGAATATACCTCATGAAACAGTTCCAATCGGGCAGGATGAAAGTAGTAACCAAGTAGTTAAAAACTGGGGTAATCCCCGAGAATTCGATTTTGAGCCACGTCCTCATTGGGATATTGGAGAAGGATTGGACATCCTTGATTTCGAAAGAGGATCTAAGATTGCCGCTTCACGTTTTACGGTTCTCAAGGGCTTAGGAGCCCGTTTAGAAAGAGCAATTATGAATTTTATGCTTGACCTCCATACCCAGCGGCATGGATATCAAGAGATTTTCCCTCCTTTTCTGGTGAACCCGAAATCCATGACCGGAACCGGTCAACTTCCCAAATTTGCTGATGAACTCTATAAATGCCAGGATGATCTTTATTTGATACCAACTGCCGAAGTACCTGTGACCAATTATCATGCTGAAGAAATTCTGCCCGATGAAATTCTTCCCCTTTACTATACTGCTTATACGGCTTGTTTTAGAAGGGAAGCCGGTTCTTATGGAAAAGATGTTCGTGGTCTCATTCGACAACATCAATTCAATAAAGTTGAGTTAGTTAAATTTGTTGCTCCTGAGACATCATACGATGAACTGGAAAAGCTATTGTCTGATGCGGAAGGAGTACTTCAAATTCTCCAACTTCCTTATCGAGTAGTCACTCTTTGTAGTGGTGATTTGGGTTTTTCCTCAGCGAAAACCTATGATATCGAAGTATGGATTCCATCACAAAAAACTTACCGCGAAATATCTTCCTGCAGTAATTTCGAAGACTTCCAGGCTCGACGGGCAAATATTCGTTATCGAACTAAAACCGGAAAAATCGGTTTTGTCCATACCTTAAACGGTTCTGGGTTGGCGATTGGCCGCACTGCAGTTGCCATTCTTGAAAATTATCAGCAGGAAAATGGCACGGTTGTTATCCCTGACGCGCTTCGTCCCTATATGCAAGGATTAGATCTGATTACTCCTCAGTATCGGGTGATTTGA
- a CDS encoding Gfo/Idh/MocA family protein: MRKVGIGIAGFGFIGNVHALAFQSLPYYYTDLPYIPEIRGICTSRPDTAIKAQQETGVPFVTSSIDELCERKEIDIIVIALPNAYHLKAVQSAAQAGKAIYCDKPLAVKLDEALEMKQAILKNQVVFGISFQNRFVAAILRAKQLIDNGLIGEIYRVRGAYLHSGYGDPTRPMSWRLKKEIAGGGALADLGSHLSDLIHYLIGNTTIVSAKGRTFITERPSSMKAQELEKVGVDDWSQVDFVLENQSPGTIEVSRFATGSCDEMRLEIEGHLGAVRFNSMQPNFLEVFDAQKMSGAYGGERGFQKIESVQQYPYPNRIPGKFAVGWVRSHIACAHDFLQKFAGRPSMGATIDDGIQVQEFLDTSYQLMGYE, encoded by the coding sequence ATGAGAAAAGTTGGAATTGGAATTGCTGGTTTTGGATTTATTGGAAATGTACACGCCTTAGCTTTTCAATCCCTTCCTTATTATTACACCGATCTTCCTTATATTCCTGAGATTCGTGGTATTTGTACTTCTCGACCAGATACTGCCATTAAAGCACAACAAGAAACCGGAGTTCCCTTTGTAACCAGTTCAATTGATGAACTCTGTGAGCGGAAGGAGATCGACATCATTGTCATAGCTCTTCCCAATGCCTACCATTTAAAAGCGGTTCAAAGTGCAGCTCAAGCCGGGAAGGCAATATATTGCGATAAGCCCCTGGCTGTGAAGCTTGATGAAGCGTTAGAAATGAAACAGGCAATTCTTAAGAACCAAGTGGTATTTGGAATATCATTTCAAAATCGTTTTGTTGCAGCGATTCTTAGAGCTAAGCAACTCATTGATAATGGTTTGATTGGTGAAATCTATCGAGTACGTGGTGCTTATCTCCACTCTGGATATGGCGATCCGACCCGACCTATGAGCTGGAGATTGAAAAAAGAAATCGCTGGCGGTGGAGCTCTCGCCGATTTGGGGTCACATCTTTCCGACCTTATCCACTACCTTATTGGGAACACAACAATTGTAAGCGCTAAAGGAAGGACTTTTATCACCGAGCGTCCAAGTTCAATGAAAGCTCAAGAATTAGAAAAGGTAGGTGTTGATGACTGGTCTCAAGTCGATTTTGTGCTTGAGAACCAATCCCCGGGAACCATAGAAGTGAGTCGATTCGCCACCGGAAGTTGTGATGAAATGCGTCTGGAAATTGAAGGTCATCTGGGAGCTGTTCGATTTAATTCAATGCAGCCTAATTTTTTAGAAGTTTTTGATGCCCAAAAAATGTCAGGCGCTTATGGGGGTGAACGGGGTTTCCAGAAAATTGAATCTGTTCAGCAATATCCTTATCCAAACCGTATTCCAGGAAAATTTGCCGTTGGATGGGTTCGTTCCCATATTGCTTGTGCCCATGATTTTCTCCAAAAATTTGCTGGAAGACCATCGATGGGTGCTACCATTGATGATGGGATTCAAGTGCAGGAGTTTTTAGATACCTCTTATCAATTGATGGGCTATGAATAA